A genomic segment from uncultured Alistipes sp. encodes:
- a CDS encoding acyltransferase yields MPQIDIGAVIREKAPRAARWIPRPVVTWLRRTIHEREINHILANYWSLPPQEFIRAAFREWQVSYSAEGLDRLDPKERYLFVSNHPFGGMDGMMLADKLIEHFGDARVVVNDLLMHLEPLRPLWIPVNKHGSQSSAYARKFDEEFFGDRPILTFPAGLCSRTFNGRVTDPEWKISFLKKAYASQRKIVPVFVEGRLSNFFYRVYHLRKALGVKFNIEMLWLPDEMFSQKGRHFRIVVGDPISVAELQPCGSLREQVEEVRKKVYSLEKTLDEPTKYH; encoded by the coding sequence ATGCCTCAAATAGATATCGGTGCCGTAATCAGGGAGAAAGCCCCGCGCGCGGCCCGCTGGATTCCCCGTCCGGTGGTCACGTGGCTGCGGCGCACGATCCACGAACGGGAGATCAACCACATCCTCGCCAACTACTGGTCACTGCCGCCCCAGGAGTTCATCCGCGCGGCTTTCCGCGAATGGCAGGTCTCCTACTCGGCAGAGGGGCTCGACCGCCTCGATCCGAAGGAGCGTTACCTCTTCGTCTCGAACCACCCCTTCGGCGGCATGGACGGCATGATGCTCGCCGACAAGCTGATCGAACACTTCGGCGACGCCCGCGTGGTGGTCAACGACCTGCTGATGCACCTCGAACCGCTGCGTCCGCTCTGGATTCCCGTCAACAAACACGGCTCGCAAAGCTCGGCCTATGCCCGGAAATTCGACGAGGAGTTCTTCGGCGACCGTCCGATCCTGACCTTCCCCGCGGGGCTCTGCTCGCGCACCTTCAATGGTCGGGTCACCGACCCCGAATGGAAAATCAGCTTTCTGAAAAAAGCCTACGCCTCGCAACGGAAAATCGTACCGGTCTTCGTCGAGGGGCGCCTGTCGAACTTCTTCTACCGGGTCTACCACCTGCGCAAGGCCCTGGGCGTGAAGTTCAACATCGAGATGCTGTGGCTCCCCGACGAGATGTTCTCCCAGAAGGGCCGCCACTTCCGGATCGTTGTGGGCGATCCGATCTCCGTTGCGGAGCTCCAGCCGTGCGGATCCCTTCGCGAGCAGGTCGAAGAGGTTCGCAAAAAGGTCTATTCATTGGAAAAAACGCTCGACGAACCGACAAAATACCACTAA
- the rsmH gene encoding 16S rRNA (cytosine(1402)-N(4))-methyltransferase RsmH, which yields MPLYHTPVLLEESVGLLGIVPEGTYADLTFGGGGHSRRILADLGPEGRLYAFDQDRDTRANCPDDPRFHYVESNFRFLRGALRLRGVTEADGILADLGVSSHHFDALERGFSFRGAAPLDMRMNQRGRLTAADVVNGFPAEELTRILGDWGELETPWKVANCLVKARAAAPVTTTAQLVEAVKPCTPAKDAAKFLTKLFQALRIEVNGEMEALKMALEQSLKVLKPGGRLVVISYHSLEDRLVKNFLRSGNFSGEAEKDFFGRSLAPFELLTRKAVVPSAEELARNPRSRSAKLRAAVKR from the coding sequence ATGCCGCTCTATCATACACCCGTGCTTCTGGAAGAGTCTGTGGGCCTGCTCGGTATCGTGCCGGAGGGAACCTACGCCGACCTCACGTTCGGCGGAGGCGGACATTCGCGCCGCATCCTTGCCGATCTGGGGCCCGAAGGGCGCCTCTACGCCTTCGACCAGGACCGCGATACCCGGGCGAACTGCCCCGACGATCCGCGTTTCCACTACGTCGAAAGCAACTTCCGCTTCCTGCGCGGGGCGCTGCGTTTGCGCGGGGTTACCGAGGCCGACGGCATTCTGGCCGATCTGGGGGTCTCGTCCCACCATTTCGACGCTCTCGAACGGGGCTTTTCGTTCCGCGGCGCCGCGCCGCTCGACATGCGCATGAACCAGCGCGGACGCCTCACGGCGGCCGATGTCGTGAACGGCTTTCCGGCCGAGGAGCTGACCCGCATTCTGGGCGACTGGGGCGAACTGGAGACCCCGTGGAAGGTGGCCAACTGTCTGGTGAAGGCCCGTGCGGCGGCGCCCGTGACCACGACGGCGCAGCTGGTCGAGGCGGTGAAACCCTGCACCCCGGCCAAGGATGCCGCAAAGTTCCTCACGAAACTCTTCCAGGCGCTGCGCATCGAGGTCAACGGCGAGATGGAGGCGCTGAAAATGGCCCTGGAACAGAGCTTGAAGGTGCTGAAACCCGGCGGACGGCTGGTGGTGATCTCCTACCATTCGCTCGAAGACCGCCTGGTGAAGAATTTCCTGCGCAGCGGGAACTTCTCGGGTGAGGCCGAAAAGGACTTTTTCGGGCGTTCGCTGGCCCCCTTTGAGTTGTTGACCCGCAAGGCGGTGGTGCCCTCCGCCGAGGAGCTGGCCCGCAATCCCCGCTCGCGTTCGGCGAAACTCCGGGCGGCCGTAAAACGCTGA
- a CDS encoding penicillin-binding transpeptidase domain-containing protein produces the protein MKQERSKVKSDILLRVRLLYVLFILAGVVVLARLVWVQLFSSEVAYNADRLASRIFTREEIPAQRGSILSRDGEPLATSIFRYQAAFDFASPGLDSLDTFREQADSLAKLLAAFFKDKSASAYARMFREEHARRYRLVRPRDTTYLRSKGAIARFFDRLRGEEYITHRIYDTLRDHTPVNIFPREVDYAEWEVLRRYPLLNWNMGMVYNLVERDERIYPQGELARRTIGLTGDRGNYGIEEAYREELAGKPGKALRQRIARGFYGRVAGGDHEDPVDGYDVVTTLDVDLQDVADKALRQQLERQNALWGTTIVMEVRTGEILALANLGRDPGGGYSERENYALSRSMEPGSTFKLATMLTLLDDARMSPATVYDAHNGDPVTVGPARNIRDSHRGDHEIDFRRAVASSSNVYFAEAVWDHYGITGKKFDYSKYLHETLHLGETVGLERLGERKPSITTDWKVPDPGVMLVKMAYGYRVRLAPIQMITFYNAIANGGKMISPVLVRELRRGDRVEERFESRTIASSIASRSTLHEVQQCLQAVCTEGTASNFFRDTTRVRVAAKTGTAQITSPTEGGRPYLGSMIAYFPADAPRYTVLTTIETRAQPGKAYYGGPLAGPVVKRMVDYIYNRGHDWYGRVGSDGPRRYPERIKGGDIAQIRRVAGRFSPRTEFEDRTGWGRTRVDSLARVVVTTLPDTPGVMPDVRGMGLKDALFLLESRGLKVRFSGQGSVVQQTIPAGARITPGAAVTITLK, from the coding sequence ATGAAGCAGGAACGATCGAAAGTCAAGAGCGATATTCTGTTGCGGGTGAGGTTGTTGTACGTGTTGTTCATCCTCGCGGGGGTTGTTGTGCTCGCACGTCTCGTCTGGGTGCAACTCTTCAGTTCGGAGGTGGCCTACAACGCCGACCGGCTGGCCAGCCGCATCTTCACCCGGGAGGAGATCCCGGCCCAGCGCGGCAGCATCCTGTCGCGCGACGGAGAACCCCTCGCCACATCGATTTTCCGCTATCAGGCCGCCTTCGACTTCGCATCCCCGGGGCTCGACTCGCTCGATACCTTCCGCGAACAGGCCGATTCGCTGGCCAAACTCCTGGCGGCCTTCTTCAAGGACAAGTCCGCCTCGGCCTATGCCCGGATGTTCCGTGAAGAGCACGCCCGGCGTTACCGGCTGGTGCGGCCCCGGGATACGACCTACCTGCGCTCGAAGGGGGCTATCGCCCGCTTTTTCGACCGGCTCCGGGGCGAGGAGTACATTACGCACCGCATCTACGACACGCTACGCGACCATACGCCCGTGAACATCTTTCCCCGTGAGGTGGATTATGCCGAGTGGGAGGTGCTGCGGCGCTATCCGCTGCTGAACTGGAACATGGGCATGGTCTACAACCTTGTCGAGCGTGACGAACGCATCTACCCGCAGGGCGAGCTGGCCCGGCGGACGATCGGCCTGACGGGCGACCGCGGCAACTACGGCATCGAGGAGGCCTACCGCGAAGAGCTGGCCGGGAAGCCCGGCAAGGCGCTGCGGCAAAGGATCGCCCGGGGTTTCTACGGCCGGGTGGCGGGCGGCGACCACGAGGATCCGGTCGACGGGTACGACGTGGTGACGACGCTCGACGTCGATCTGCAGGATGTCGCCGACAAGGCCCTGCGGCAGCAGCTGGAGCGCCAGAACGCCCTGTGGGGCACGACGATCGTCATGGAGGTCCGCACGGGCGAGATCCTGGCTCTGGCCAACCTCGGGCGTGATCCCGGCGGCGGTTACTCCGAACGCGAGAACTATGCCCTGAGCCGTTCGATGGAGCCGGGATCGACCTTCAAGCTGGCCACGATGCTCACGCTGCTGGACGATGCCCGGATGTCGCCCGCGACGGTCTACGATGCCCACAACGGCGATCCGGTGACGGTGGGTCCGGCGCGGAACATCCGCGACTCGCACCGCGGCGACCATGAGATCGACTTCCGGCGTGCCGTGGCCTCGTCGTCGAACGTCTACTTCGCCGAGGCGGTATGGGACCACTATGGCATTACGGGCAAAAAGTTCGATTACAGCAAGTATCTCCACGAGACGCTGCACCTGGGCGAGACCGTCGGGCTGGAGCGCCTCGGCGAGCGGAAGCCCTCGATCACGACCGACTGGAAGGTCCCTGATCCGGGGGTGATGCTCGTCAAGATGGCCTACGGATACCGCGTGCGGCTGGCGCCGATCCAGATGATCACCTTCTACAACGCCATTGCCAACGGCGGAAAGATGATCTCTCCGGTGCTGGTCCGCGAACTGCGGCGCGGCGACCGGGTGGAGGAGCGCTTCGAAAGCCGCACGATCGCCTCGTCGATCGCCTCGCGTTCGACCCTGCACGAGGTGCAGCAATGCCTGCAGGCCGTCTGTACGGAGGGTACGGCCAGCAACTTCTTCCGTGATACGACGCGCGTCAGGGTGGCGGCCAAGACCGGTACGGCGCAGATCACCTCCCCGACCGAGGGCGGACGTCCCTACCTGGGTTCGATGATCGCCTACTTCCCGGCCGATGCCCCGCGCTATACGGTGCTGACGACGATCGAGACCCGGGCCCAGCCCGGCAAGGCCTACTACGGAGGCCCGCTGGCGGGTCCCGTGGTGAAGCGCATGGTCGACTACATCTACAACCGCGGCCACGACTGGTACGGAAGGGTCGGGTCCGACGGCCCGCGCCGCTATCCGGAGCGGATCAAGGGGGGCGACATCGCCCAGATCCGCCGTGTGGCGGGGAGGTTCTCGCCCCGCACGGAGTTCGAAGACCGTACGGGCTGGGGAAGGACCCGGGTGGACAGCCTTGCCCGGGTGGTCGTTACGACCCTTCCCGACACCCCGGGCGTCATGCCCGACGTGCGCGGCATGGGGCTGAAGGATGCGCTGTTCCTGCTCGAAAGCCGCGGGCTGAAGGTCCGCTTCTCGGGGCAGGGGAGCGTTGTGCAGCAAACGATTCCCGCCGGGGCCCGCATTACGCCGGGTGCGGCGGTAACCATAACGTTGAAATGA
- a CDS encoding UDP-N-acetylmuramoyl-L-alanyl-D-glutamate--2,6-diaminopimelate ligase, giving the protein MKKIGEILRYTPVGAVHGDPETEIGGLTYDSRNVRPGDCFFAIRGTQSDGHDYIPMAVGKGAAAVVCEQLPAEPAEGVVYVVVPDSAGAMADLAAAFYGFPSRELKLVGITGTNGKTTTVTLLYDLVRGLGYRAGLISTVVYKVDGCEIEATHTTPDPIRLNAMMREMADAGCEFCFMECSSHAIVQERTRGLDFAGGIFSNITHDHLDYHKTFAEYIRAKKRFFDGLPKGAFALTNADDRNGMVMVQNTAAAVSTYSLRGMADFRCRIIEMHLDGMLLRIDGQELWTGLLGRFNAYNLVAVYGAAVLLGLDRGEVLRVLSTLHPVSGRFEIIRAENGTVAVVDYAHTPDALENVLRTIEEIRTPAQQLIVVCGCGGDRDRTKRPEMAAIAVKYASTAIFTSDNPRHESPEAILDEMVAGLQPGTRYVRITDRVEAIRTAVLLSHPGDILLVAGKGHETYQILGDVKHHFDDREEVRKAFGLLAATQKN; this is encoded by the coding sequence ATGAAAAAAATTGGGGAAATACTGCGTTACACGCCTGTCGGGGCGGTGCACGGCGATCCTGAAACCGAAATCGGGGGACTGACCTACGATTCGCGGAACGTCCGGCCCGGCGACTGCTTCTTCGCCATTCGCGGGACGCAGAGCGACGGGCACGACTATATTCCGATGGCGGTCGGAAAGGGTGCCGCGGCGGTGGTTTGCGAGCAGCTGCCCGCCGAGCCCGCCGAAGGGGTGGTCTACGTCGTGGTCCCGGATTCGGCCGGGGCGATGGCCGACCTGGCCGCGGCCTTCTACGGCTTCCCGAGCCGGGAGCTGAAGCTTGTGGGCATTACGGGTACGAACGGCAAGACGACGACCGTGACGCTGCTGTACGACCTGGTGCGGGGCCTGGGCTATCGCGCCGGATTGATCTCCACGGTGGTCTACAAGGTTGACGGCTGCGAGATCGAGGCCACGCACACCACGCCCGACCCGATCCGGCTGAACGCCATGATGCGCGAAATGGCCGATGCGGGGTGCGAATTCTGCTTCATGGAGTGCTCGTCGCACGCCATCGTGCAGGAGCGGACCCGCGGGCTCGATTTCGCCGGGGGGATCTTCTCGAACATCACCCACGACCACCTCGACTACCACAAGACCTTCGCCGAGTATATCCGGGCCAAGAAGCGCTTCTTCGACGGACTGCCCAAGGGGGCCTTTGCGCTGACGAACGCCGACGACCGCAACGGGATGGTGATGGTGCAGAACACTGCCGCGGCGGTGAGCACCTATTCGTTGCGGGGAATGGCCGATTTCCGCTGCAGGATCATCGAGATGCACCTCGACGGGATGCTGCTGCGCATCGACGGACAGGAGCTCTGGACGGGGCTCCTGGGACGCTTCAACGCCTACAATCTTGTGGCCGTCTACGGTGCCGCGGTGCTGCTGGGACTCGACCGCGGGGAGGTGCTGCGCGTGCTGTCGACACTGCACCCCGTGAGCGGGCGTTTCGAGATCATCCGAGCCGAGAACGGGACCGTGGCCGTGGTCGACTACGCCCATACGCCCGATGCGCTGGAGAACGTGCTGCGCACGATCGAGGAGATCCGTACGCCCGCGCAGCAGCTGATCGTGGTGTGCGGCTGCGGCGGCGACCGCGACCGCACGAAGCGCCCCGAAATGGCTGCCATAGCGGTGAAGTACGCCTCGACGGCGATCTTCACGTCGGACAACCCGCGGCATGAGTCTCCCGAGGCGATCCTCGACGAAATGGTCGCCGGACTCCAGCCCGGGACGCGTTACGTGCGCATCACGGACCGCGTGGAGGCGATCCGCACGGCGGTGCTGCTCTCGCATCCCGGGGACATCCTGCTCGTGGCCGGAAAGGGGCACGAAACCTACCAGATCCTGGGCGACGTGAAACACCATTTCGATGACCGCGAGGAGGTCCGCAAGGCCTTCGGGCTCCTCGCCGCGACGCAAAAAAACTGA
- the mraY gene encoding phospho-N-acetylmuramoyl-pentapeptide-transferase yields the protein MLYHLFKYLDEAYDLPGSGMFQYISFRAAAAIILSLLIVIIFGRRIIDFLRRKQIGEEIRDLGLQGQLQKKGTPTMGGVIILVAILVPMLLVGKLDNIYVQLMLVSTIWLGFIGGLDDYIKVFRHRKEGLKGRFKVVGQVGLGIIVGTTMWLSPDIVVREKTTQPVQTVYTDADGTVIGSVQRNVVLSSESRKTTQTTIPFVKNNEFDYGWLTGGSETATWLLYVLVAIFVVTAVSNSANLTDGLDGLATGVSVPIVAVLGVLAYLSGHIVYADYLNIMYIPDSGELVVFAAALVGALVGFLWYNSFPAQIFMGDTGSLSIGGVIAVFALCIRKELLLPILCGVFLVESFSVMMQVGWFKYTKRKYGEGRRILLMSPIHHHYQKKGIFETKIVIRFWIISLLLAAITLVTLKIR from the coding sequence ATGCTTTACCATCTTTTCAAGTATCTGGACGAAGCCTACGACCTGCCCGGTTCGGGCATGTTCCAGTACATTTCGTTCCGCGCGGCGGCGGCGATCATCCTCTCGCTGCTGATCGTCATCATCTTCGGGCGGCGGATCATCGATTTCCTGCGCCGCAAGCAGATCGGCGAGGAGATCCGCGACCTCGGACTCCAGGGCCAGCTCCAGAAAAAGGGCACCCCGACGATGGGCGGAGTGATCATCCTCGTGGCCATTCTGGTCCCGATGCTGCTCGTCGGGAAACTCGACAACATCTACGTTCAGCTGATGCTGGTTTCGACCATCTGGCTGGGATTCATCGGCGGGCTCGACGACTACATCAAGGTCTTCCGTCACCGCAAGGAGGGGCTCAAGGGCCGTTTCAAGGTCGTGGGACAGGTCGGGCTGGGCATCATCGTCGGGACGACCATGTGGCTCTCGCCCGACATCGTGGTCCGCGAGAAGACGACGCAGCCCGTGCAGACGGTCTATACGGATGCGGACGGCACGGTGATCGGAAGCGTGCAGCGCAACGTGGTGCTCAGCTCCGAGAGCCGCAAGACCACCCAGACGACCATCCCCTTCGTCAAGAACAACGAATTCGACTACGGCTGGCTTACGGGTGGCAGCGAAACGGCTACCTGGCTGCTCTACGTGCTGGTGGCGATCTTCGTCGTCACGGCCGTCTCGAACAGCGCGAATCTTACGGACGGGCTCGACGGCCTGGCTACGGGCGTCTCGGTGCCGATTGTGGCGGTACTGGGCGTGCTGGCCTACCTCTCCGGGCACATCGTCTACGCCGACTATCTCAACATCATGTACATCCCCGACAGCGGCGAACTGGTGGTCTTCGCCGCGGCACTCGTGGGTGCGCTGGTCGGATTCCTCTGGTACAACTCCTTCCCGGCGCAGATCTTCATGGGCGATACCGGTTCGCTCTCGATCGGCGGCGTGATTGCCGTCTTCGCCCTCTGCATCCGCAAGGAGCTGCTGCTGCCGATTCTCTGCGGGGTCTTTCTCGTCGAGAGCTTCTCGGTGATGATGCAGGTCGGCTGGTTCAAGTACACCAAACGCAAGTACGGCGAGGGACGCCGCATCCTGCTCATGTCGCCGATCCACCACCACTACCAGAAAAAGGGGATTTTCGAAACGAAGATCGTCATCCGTTTCTGGATCATTTCGCTGCTGCTGGCTGCCATTACGTTGGTTACGTTGAAGATTCGATAA
- the murD gene encoding UDP-N-acetylmuramoyl-L-alanine--D-glutamate ligase — MKKNIVVLGGGISGYGSAILAKKKGFGVFLSDAGKIAERFKAKLDEWQVPYEEGGHTEERILAATEVVKSPGIPDTAPIVRKVREEGIPVISEIEFAGRYMGRAKCICITGSNGKTTTTSLIYKILRDAGYNVALGGNIGESFAYSVATGDYDWYVLELSSFQLDGMYRFRAHIGVLTNITPDHLDRYDHCFQNYVDAKMRITQNMTSRDWFVYSGDDGVIRGQLPKYDLRMRQLPFMAHSAVASGAGDAFLCDGKFTATAGKASVEIDTAKLQIKGLHNAYNAMAAALAALAAGVAPAKVRRSLYDFSPVEHRLEPVLEKDGVLWINDSKATNVDSVYYALESMTRPVVWIAGGTDKGNDYGPLKEFARAKVHTLVCMGLDNEKLLREFTGVVPQIVSTASLDAAMTACKAAARPGDVVLLSPACASFDLFKNYENRGELFKEWVREHA, encoded by the coding sequence ATGAAGAAAAACATCGTCGTACTCGGCGGCGGCATCAGCGGCTACGGCTCCGCGATCCTCGCCAAAAAGAAGGGTTTCGGGGTCTTTCTCTCCGATGCCGGTAAGATAGCCGAACGGTTCAAGGCCAAACTCGACGAGTGGCAGGTCCCCTACGAGGAAGGCGGCCATACCGAGGAGCGGATCCTTGCCGCCACGGAGGTCGTCAAGTCGCCGGGGATTCCCGACACGGCGCCCATCGTGCGGAAGGTCCGCGAGGAGGGTATTCCGGTGATCTCCGAGATCGAGTTCGCGGGCCGCTACATGGGCCGTGCGAAGTGCATCTGCATCACGGGCTCGAACGGCAAGACCACCACGACGTCGCTCATCTACAAGATCCTGCGCGATGCGGGTTACAACGTGGCCCTCGGCGGCAACATCGGCGAGAGCTTCGCCTACTCCGTGGCTACGGGCGACTACGACTGGTATGTCCTGGAACTGAGCTCGTTCCAGCTGGACGGCATGTACCGGTTCCGCGCCCATATCGGCGTTCTGACGAACATTACGCCCGACCACCTCGACCGCTATGACCACTGCTTCCAGAACTATGTCGACGCCAAGATGCGCATCACGCAGAACATGACTTCGCGCGACTGGTTCGTCTATTCGGGCGACGATGGGGTGATCCGCGGGCAACTGCCGAAATACGACCTGCGGATGCGCCAGCTCCCGTTCATGGCCCACAGTGCCGTGGCGAGCGGGGCCGGGGATGCGTTCCTCTGCGACGGGAAGTTCACCGCCACGGCTGGGAAGGCCTCCGTGGAGATCGATACCGCGAAGCTGCAGATCAAGGGGCTGCACAACGCCTACAATGCGATGGCTGCCGCGTTGGCCGCACTGGCGGCCGGGGTTGCTCCGGCGAAAGTCCGCCGCTCGCTCTACGACTTCTCGCCCGTGGAGCACCGCCTCGAGCCCGTGCTGGAGAAGGACGGCGTGCTGTGGATCAACGACTCGAAGGCCACGAACGTCGATTCGGTCTACTATGCGCTGGAGAGCATGACGCGACCCGTGGTGTGGATCGCCGGAGGAACCGACAAGGGCAACGATTACGGACCGCTGAAGGAGTTCGCACGGGCGAAGGTCCATACGCTGGTCTGCATGGGGCTGGACAACGAAAAACTCCTCCGGGAGTTCACGGGCGTGGTCCCGCAGATCGTCTCGACGGCGTCGCTCGACGCCGCAATGACGGCCTGCAAAGCTGCGGCACGCCCGGGTGACGTCGTGCTTCTGTCGCCGGCCTGCGCCAGCTTCGACCTCTTCAAGAATTACGAAAACCGCGGCGAACTCTTCAAGGAGTGGGTCCGGGAACACGCATAG
- a CDS encoding FtsW/RodA/SpoVE family cell cycle protein yields the protein MEREGYGYDERAAAEWARDAAPRRGRHTECGEASEPADGASGGPDPTPRAARAGAAAAEPGKPRFRIFTGDRVLWIIIAALAVISVLVVYSSTAKMAYDAHTARSTAHFLRQQLMILGFSLVIMIAVQKINCRIYNLFSRPVYFLSVALTLVVYFIGATTNGAARWIPLGPFQFQPSEALKVATVLFLARQLAGRQSKIDRIRIVPTWKFWTWHSSALQRKIWREGTWPILMPVLVSCLVIFPAHTSSAVLVFLASWVMMLIGRVRFSELMKLVGWAVVGVVLIMTLNLGRSETAEGRVSTWIHLWTQPQTEKPIEHLTDTERSMIAIHNGGIFGEGAGQSAMRVEMIHPESDYAYAFFVEEYGIILAVLLLMLYLWIFFRAIEIFRRCGTAFPGLLVLGLALLITCQALLHIMVTVNLIPETGQTLPLISRGGSSVLFTTIALGMILSVSRQNDEQSHDRPKSEELRINE from the coding sequence ATGGAGCGCGAAGGGTACGGATACGATGAACGGGCCGCGGCCGAATGGGCCCGCGATGCCGCGCCGCGCCGCGGTCGCCATACGGAGTGCGGTGAGGCCTCCGAACCTGCGGACGGTGCCTCCGGAGGTCCGGATCCGACGCCTCGGGCCGCGCGTGCCGGAGCGGCTGCCGCGGAGCCCGGGAAACCGCGGTTCAGGATCTTTACCGGTGATCGGGTCCTTTGGATCATCATCGCAGCCCTGGCCGTGATTTCGGTGCTGGTGGTCTACTCCTCGACGGCCAAGATGGCCTATGACGCCCACACGGCCCGTTCGACGGCCCATTTTCTACGTCAGCAGCTGATGATTTTGGGCTTCAGCCTCGTCATCATGATCGCCGTGCAGAAGATCAACTGCCGCATCTACAACCTCTTTTCCCGGCCGGTCTACTTCCTTTCGGTGGCCCTGACCCTGGTCGTCTACTTTATCGGTGCGACAACCAACGGGGCCGCACGCTGGATTCCGCTGGGACCCTTCCAGTTCCAGCCTTCCGAGGCCTTGAAGGTCGCTACGGTGCTTTTCCTGGCCCGGCAGCTGGCCGGCCGCCAGTCGAAAATCGACCGGATTCGGATCGTCCCGACCTGGAAATTCTGGACCTGGCACTCCTCGGCCCTCCAGCGGAAGATCTGGCGCGAAGGAACCTGGCCCATCCTGATGCCCGTTCTGGTATCGTGTCTGGTGATCTTCCCCGCGCACACCTCGTCGGCTGTGCTGGTCTTCCTGGCCTCCTGGGTGATGATGCTTATCGGACGGGTGCGCTTCAGCGAACTGATGAAACTCGTGGGGTGGGCCGTTGTCGGGGTCGTGCTCATTATGACGCTCAACCTCGGGCGCAGTGAAACGGCCGAAGGCCGTGTCTCGACCTGGATCCACCTCTGGACGCAGCCCCAGACCGAAAAACCCATCGAACACCTCACCGATACCGAACGTTCGATGATCGCCATCCACAACGGCGGGATCTTCGGCGAAGGGGCCGGTCAGAGCGCCATGCGCGTGGAGATGATCCACCCCGAGAGCGACTACGCCTACGCCTTTTTCGTCGAGGAGTACGGCATCATTCTGGCCGTGTTGCTGCTAATGCTCTACCTGTGGATCTTCTTCCGGGCGATCGAGATTTTCCGCCGTTGCGGAACGGCTTTTCCGGGGCTGCTGGTCCTGGGATTGGCCCTGTTGATCACGTGTCAGGCCCTGCTGCACATCATGGTGACGGTGAATCTCATTCCCGAGACGGGCCAGACCCTGCCGCTTATCTCGCGCGGCGGCTCGTCGGTGCTCTTTACGACCATCGCGCTGGGGATGATCCTGAGCGTGAGCCGCCAGAACGACGAGCAGTCGCACGACCGCCCCAAGAGCGAGGAGCTGCGGATCAACGAATAG
- a CDS encoding RNA-binding S4 domain-containing protein: MEDIRLDKYLWAVRVFKTRSDAADAIRTNKVTVNGSYAKPSREVKLGDVIAVRKQQVTYSYKVLDLVSSRQPAKNVPAYCLNITPQEELDKLNVPRETIFVFRDRGTGRPTKKERRELDTLMDDLYYDDGE, from the coding sequence ATGGAAGATATTCGTTTGGACAAATACCTGTGGGCCGTGCGGGTCTTCAAGACCCGCAGCGATGCCGCCGATGCCATCCGTACGAACAAGGTGACGGTGAACGGCTCCTATGCCAAACCGTCGCGCGAGGTGAAACTCGGCGACGTGATCGCCGTGCGGAAACAGCAGGTGACCTATTCCTACAAGGTCCTCGATCTGGTGTCGAGCCGCCAGCCGGCCAAGAATGTCCCCGCCTACTGCCTCAACATTACGCCGCAGGAGGAGTTGGACAAACTCAACGTCCCGCGCGAGACGATCTTCGTTTTCCGCGACCGCGGGACGGGACGCCCCACCAAGAAGGAGCGGCGCGAACTCGACACGCTCATGGACGACCTCTATTACGACGACGGGGAGTGA
- the pth gene encoding aminoacyl-tRNA hydrolase, translated as MKYLIVGLGNIGAEYAGTRHNIGFKVLDALAEASNAVFTTARYGDVAEVRYKGRTLLLLKPSTYMNLSGKAVRYWLDAEKIDRENLLVISDDIALPFGALRLRPKGSAGGHNGLKNIAELLGTEEYARMRFGVGGDFPKGHQVDYVLGEWTDEERQAMPERLKVFVDAIRSFVTQGCAMTMNFFNKK; from the coding sequence ATGAAATACCTCATTGTTGGGCTCGGGAACATCGGCGCCGAGTATGCCGGAACCCGCCACAACATCGGTTTCAAAGTGTTGGACGCCCTCGCAGAGGCGTCCAACGCTGTTTTTACCACGGCACGCTACGGCGATGTGGCCGAAGTCCGCTACAAGGGCCGCACGCTCCTCCTGTTGAAGCCCTCGACCTACATGAATCTCTCGGGAAAGGCCGTGCGCTACTGGCTGGATGCCGAAAAGATCGACCGGGAAAACCTGCTGGTCATTTCGGACGACATCGCACTGCCGTTCGGGGCCCTGCGCCTGCGCCCCAAAGGGAGTGCCGGAGGCCACAACGGTCTGAAAAACATCGCCGAACTGCTGGGTACCGAAGAGTATGCCCGAATGCGTTTCGGCGTGGGCGGCGATTTCCCGAAAGGGCACCAGGTCGACTACGTGCTGGGCGAGTGGACCGACGAGGAGCGGCAGGCGATGCCCGAACGGTTGAAAGTCTTTGTCGACGCCATCCGATCGTTTGTCACCCAGGGCTGCGCCATGACGATGAACTTTTTCAACAAGAAATAG